Part of the Spirochaeta isovalerica genome, TCGGAAAGGCTCAGGTTGGCATTCAATGCAGCCAGTTTTCTTTTAAGCGGTTCGTCATAAGGAGAAAACTCCGCTTTGTAAACCAGCTCATGCTCTACTTCCGCCCAGGCATCCTGAAGAATTGTCCTGATCTGAACTTCGCAGCAGAAACTGTTGTCAACACTGTACTTTGTTCTCAATTGTTCCGGAATCTCTATAAGAAAGTGAATGGATTCATATCCGAATTCCCGGAAAGAGAGGTTTTCCCCTTTCCGCTCCTCTTCAATGACAGTGCAGTAATTCCTGATGAAAGCTTCGACAGTTTTGACATCTTCCATAAAGGGACAGATTATTCTGAGCCCCATAATGTCTGTCAGTGTAAAAAGTGCTTTGTCAAAATCAATATTTTTGGCAAGGACTTTCATATAGACGCTGTCAAAATCCTTGACTCTGTTTTTTAATGTGACATGGAGTGATATTTTCTTTAATTCACTTCTGAAATCATGCTGAAGATCATATAGGAGATGTTCGAATTTATCACGGTATCGGGTGTACTGCTCTTCCAGCTCCTTCCGATCGGGAATGGATATCAGCTCACTTTCGCTCATAGCTCAATTATAGCATATTCACAATAAAAATCAGAAACAAAAGGGCTGAAAATAAAACTATTTCCAGTCCCTCTGATTTTATAATATACAAACAGCCCCTTTCTGTCTGATTTTCAAAGGCGTAACCGATTTTGTCCCGAAAAAATGCTCCATATAATTTCGGAACCTCTCAAACTTGTCTTTTTCTATATAGACCTGGACAGTACCGGCAAAGCCGCCTCCATGGACTCTTACTGCGCCATGGAATCCATCAAATGCTTCTGTAAGCCCTATGGCAAGAGACACTTTCTGTATGGTGTCATACTTAGATGTGAAGACATTCTGCAAGTACTTGAAAGAAGAATCACCTGATGCTTTTACAGAATCCAGATATCCATCGAGTTCATTGCACTTCAGACTGTCCACCATCCGATCCACACGGTCATTTTCCATGAGGAAATGGAGCACTCTCAATACTGCACGATCTCCCAGCCGGGATGAAAGTTCGGGGATTCTTCTGAAAAAATCTTCCTGATTTATTCCGCGGCAGACGTCCTGGCCGAAAGATTCTGCCACGCTTTTCATTTCCTTCGGAATAGCCGCATAATCATCGGTCAGATCAGCATGATCTCCACCGGTATCTATAACCAGCAGCTTGTATCCTTCTTCCTCAAACGAATAATGAAGGGATTCGATAATCGGCCTTCCGGGGTCAGCAAAGTCGATGGCAACGATTCCCCCATATGCACAGGCCACTTGATCCATCAGACCGCATGGCTTATGAAGAAAATCATTTTCCGCTTTCTGCCCGACAATGGCCAGATCAACGGCATTTACCGAATCGTCATTAAAAAGAACGCCGAGAATTTTCCCCAGAAGAACTTCGATGGAAGCCGAAGAACTCAACCCTGAGCCGATAAGGACATCACTGGTAATAAAAGCATCGAACCCTCCGATTTTAAGCCCTTTGCTTTTAAAAACTGATAAAATTCCCCTGATAAGAGAACTTGTCGCCCTTTCCCCTTTCGGCTCTTCTTCGAGAGCATCGATCTCTACAGAAAATGGTCCGGAAAATCCTTCGGACCAGACTGTCACCGTACCGCTGTGATTGGGAGCGACTACGGCCAGAGAATCGAGCTGTATTGAAGCAGCCAGAACTTTTCCGTGATTATGATCGGTGTGATTCCCACCCAGTTCCGTCCGCCCGGGACTGCTGATGATCCGGATATCGTTATGACCGAACCGGGAGGTAAATTTTTCGACCAGACTCATGTATCTTTTTTTCTGGTAGACATAAGCATCCTCACCGTAAAGTTCGTGCAGGATTTCTTTCAGATTATCTTTTTCAAGCTGGGACAGCACGTCTTTATTTTTCATCAGTTCTTCTCTCTATAGTGAACGGAAGGCAGTTCCCGCAGAATGGATGCGCTTGATTCGGCAGTAATATCGCGCTGAGCCATAGCCATCATTTCATATCCAACCATAAATTTCTTCACCTCTGCACTTCTGAGAAGAGGTGGAAAGTAATGCATGTGAAATGTCGCCCAGGGATGGTCTTTACCATCAGTCGGTTTCTGGTGGAGCCCCATGGAATAAGGGAAATCGGTCTGAAAAAGGTTATCATAACGTATACCCAGAGATTTCATTATCTGAGCCAGATCGGCGACTTGTCCAGCAGACAAATCCGAGACCGATTGAATCTGCTTTTTAGGGAGAATCATTGTCTCATAAGGCCAGACTGCCCAGAAGGGCACAAGAACAGCAAAACTGTCGTTCTCAATAACAAGCCTTTCGCGGGATTCCAGTTCAGCATTGAGGTAGTCAATCAGCATGGGAGTACCGTTTTCATCATAATAGCTCTTCTGATTTTCCAGTTCTTTTGCAGGGAGGTCCGGTATGTGCTCATCAGCCCAGATCTGACCATGAGGATGGGGATTGGAGCATCCCATTGCCGCTCCGTGGTTTTCAAAAATCTGTACATGATTGATGAAATCTTCAGAGCCCAGTTCTTTGTATTCCTTCTGCCACAATTGAATGACCTTCACAATGTCCTTCTCTTCCATGCGGGGAAGTGTCAGATCGTGCCTGGGGGAAAAACAGATTACTTTGCATATTCCTCTTTCGCTTTCAGCTTTGAAAAACCGGGAATCTACTGAATTCTGTTCTGTATTCGGCAGTAGAGCAGCAAAATCATTGATAAATGAATAAGTTTCACTGTAGTCGGGAGTCTGCACTCCTCCTGCCCGACTGTTCCCGGGACAGAGATAACAGTTCTCATCATGGCGGGGCCGCTGTTCTCCTGAGGAATTTTCCCGTTGTCCCTGCCAGGGTCTCTTTGTCCTGTGGGGTGAGACCTTAATCCACTCACCGGTTAAGATGTTATATCTTCTATGCGGTTTATCCTGTAAAAACATATTTCCTCCATCCTCACTAATGTACACGCGTACATATTATGTTTAAATTCTTAACCTGTCAACAAAGAGTCTCTGTCTGAATTGGCTTTTTCTCTTTAGTCAGCTAAAATCAATTTTATGAAAAAGAAAGTGGATCGCGATAAAGTTGCCCGTTTGGCCGGCGTCAGTTCAGCTACAGTTTCTCGCGTGTTCAACCACCCGGAAAAAGTCAGTCGGGAAAAACGGGAAACCGTTCTCGAAGCTGCTGAAAAGTTGAATTACAAACCCAATCTCAATGCTGCCATTCTGGCAAAAGGGATCCACGGCAGGATTCTGCTTCTTGATAACAACAAGCTGCTCAAATACGACAGAAGCAACAGTTATTATTATTCCTGGTTATACGTGGATCTTTTAAATCAGATACGCGATGTATTAAAAAACACCATGTACGAACTGATTATTTCAAATCTGGAAGACTTACGTACTCAGGAATCAAAAGATCTGAAAGATTTTGACGGTATTATCTGCTTCGATATCGATACGATGGAGGACCTTGATCCGGTTATCAAATCCGGAGTTCCCTATGTTTTCGGACACCATGTCAGGGATATGCCTCTGGTCGAAAGGATTTATACAGATAACTACTACGGAGGATATCTTCAAGCCCGTTTTTTAAAGGAAACCGGCCATGAAAGAAGTATCTACATTACAGGACTTATGGATCAGTTGAATGCCCATAAAGAACGTTTTGATGGCTTCCGGGAAGTTTATACAGATAAAAATATTCATGTTATCAATGGAATCATAGGGAAAGACGGCGGTTGCGCTAGTGCTTTATCGGCGTTGGATCTTATCAGATCAGGAGAATACCGATCGATTGCCGTTGTCAATGATCTGACGGCAATAGGCGTATATTTTGAACTGATGAACAAAGGGATCAGAATACCGGAAGATGTTTCACTGATAGGTTATGACAATCTGCCTTTTACGAATTTACTGCCAAGACGCCTGTCTACTATCGATATAAAAATTGGACAACTTTACAGACAGGCAGCGGAACAGCTACTGAACATAATAGAAGGCAAAAGATCCGATTTGAACAGAAGTTACAAACCGGATCTTGTACGAGGGAGAACGGTAGCCGACAGAACCTAGCGCTTTTCAAAAACAAGAATCGGCTTCCCGTTTTCCAGAAGATATAAGAGATCATTCCTGATCTCATAGGCATCGATTCTCGATAGTGACTGAAGGAATCGGTGCTCCTGGTCAGTCTCATCGGGACAGGCCATCATTGTAGTCGCAATCATACCGAATGACAGATTATTACTCTCTAAAGAATAATCACCGAAAAAGTTATTGCATGATGCATTTCCGCCGACCTTCAATGACTCAAAGTCCAGTTCGATAAAAGGGTCTTTATCGTTCAACTGAACAATATCCCTATCACCCTCTATTTCAACAAGATACCATCTTGTATTCTCAATTGAATTTTCGGTTGATGCACAACCCGCTGCAATCAAAAGCAGAACAAAAAATGGCAGTAAGAAACGTTTCAAAATTATCCTCCGTCGCACGATATTAGTGAATTATTTGGAATGTTTCAAGGAGATACAAAATATCTGTTCCTTTTACATTTTTAAATACCTGTAGCTCTTTCAATTTCAATAAAAAATAACTTGTAAGAACTTGACTAAAAATTTCATACACGTATAATACTCATGAAACGGGCGGCTAGCTCAGCTGGTTAGAGTACATGCTCGACACGCATGGGGTCGGCGGTTCGAGTCCGCCGTCGCCCAATTTCAAGGAATCTGTTTTCAGATTCCTTTTTTTTTAATTTTTCCACCACAAAAAAAAAGAGATCCGAAGATCTCTTTTTTCAATTATTAATATTCAGAAATTAATTGAGTACACTGACAACTCTTTCCAGAACTTTTTTTCTATCCAGAGGTTTGACGATATAGTTTTTGGCCCCTGCAAGCAAAGCTTTTTTTACAAGGTCCTGTTTTCCGAGAGCACTGACCATAACGACTTTTGCATCTTTGTCAAACTCAACGATTTGTTCGAGCGCTGTAACTCCATCCATTTTCGGCATTGTGATATCCATTGTCACAAGGTCCACATTGGGATAGAGTTCCTTGTATTTTTCAACACCCTCGACACCGTCTGCGGCTGTACCAATGATCTCAAAACCTTCCGAACTGAGGATCTGGCTAATCTGTTTGGTCACGAACATGGAATCATCGACAATCAGAACTCTGTAAGCCTGTCCTGTGCCGCTGAGTCCATCGGGCGAACGCTCGTTAATTGATGGAAAATCACTCGTAGTTTTCATATATCCCCCCCTTATGACCTTTCTCTAATCGCTACATTGATTTCAACTTTTCCCTGAGGAACTTCAAAAGGAACAATCAGAGCTTCAACGTTCATATCGGTTACTTTCATATTCTGTCCGGTAATAATAGCCGGAGGAGTCAAATCGAAACGGAACCCCAAGTCATGCAGCTTGGTCACGGCCTACGCTGTAATCATATTTGCCAGCTCAGTTATTGTGGCTTTAACCAGATCATCTATTTCAGTCAGTTCTTCCGCATTCATTACAGATGAAATTTCAATAGCAGTTTTTTCGTCCATATCGAAGAGAACACGTCCTTCCACATCTCCAGCCAGACCAACGATAGCGGCCACACCCATAACCGGCTGACTGCTCTTTTTCAAGTAAAGATCGCCACGCGTAACTTCGGTATTCAACACCTCTTTCATGA contains:
- a CDS encoding galactokinase; its protein translation is MKNKDVLSQLEKDNLKEILHELYGEDAYVYQKKRYMSLVEKFTSRFGHNDIRIISSPGRTELGGNHTDHNHGKVLAASIQLDSLAVVAPNHSGTVTVWSEGFSGPFSVEIDALEEEPKGERATSSLIRGILSVFKSKGLKIGGFDAFITSDVLIGSGLSSSASIEVLLGKILGVLFNDDSVNAVDLAIVGQKAENDFLHKPCGLMDQVACAYGGIVAIDFADPGRPIIESLHYSFEEEGYKLLVIDTGGDHADLTDDYAAIPKEMKSVAESFGQDVCRGINQEDFFRRIPELSSRLGDRAVLRVLHFLMENDRVDRMVDSLKCNELDGYLDSVKASGDSSFKYLQNVFTSKYDTIQKVSLAIGLTEAFDGFHGAVRVHGGGFAGTVQVYIEKDKFERFRNYMEHFFGTKSVTPLKIRQKGAVCIL
- a CDS encoding UDP-glucose--hexose-1-phosphate uridylyltransferase is translated as MFLQDKPHRRYNILTGEWIKVSPHRTKRPWQGQRENSSGEQRPRHDENCYLCPGNSRAGGVQTPDYSETYSFINDFAALLPNTEQNSVDSRFFKAESERGICKVICFSPRHDLTLPRMEEKDIVKVIQLWQKEYKELGSEDFINHVQIFENHGAAMGCSNPHPHGQIWADEHIPDLPAKELENQKSYYDENGTPMLIDYLNAELESRERLVIENDSFAVLVPFWAVWPYETMILPKKQIQSVSDLSAGQVADLAQIMKSLGIRYDNLFQTDFPYSMGLHQKPTDGKDHPWATFHMHYFPPLLRSAEVKKFMVGYEMMAMAQRDITAESSASILRELPSVHYREKN
- a CDS encoding LacI family DNA-binding transcriptional regulator, which gives rise to MKKKVDRDKVARLAGVSSATVSRVFNHPEKVSREKRETVLEAAEKLNYKPNLNAAILAKGIHGRILLLDNNKLLKYDRSNSYYYSWLYVDLLNQIRDVLKNTMYELIISNLEDLRTQESKDLKDFDGIICFDIDTMEDLDPVIKSGVPYVFGHHVRDMPLVERIYTDNYYGGYLQARFLKETGHERSIYITGLMDQLNAHKERFDGFREVYTDKNIHVINGIIGKDGGCASALSALDLIRSGEYRSIAVVNDLTAIGVYFELMNKGIRIPEDVSLIGYDNLPFTNLLPRRLSTIDIKIGQLYRQAAEQLLNIIEGKRSDLNRSYKPDLVRGRTVADRT
- a CDS encoding META domain-containing protein, which gives rise to MKRFLLPFFVLLLIAAGCASTENSIENTRWYLVEIEGDRDIVQLNDKDPFIELDFESLKVGGNASCNNFFGDYSLESNNLSFGMIATTMMACPDETDQEHRFLQSLSRIDAYEIRNDLLYLLENGKPILVFEKR
- a CDS encoding response regulator; this encodes MKTTSDFPSINERSPDGLSGTGQAYRVLIVDDSMFVTKQISQILSSEGFEIIGTAADGVEGVEKYKELYPNVDLVTMDITMPKMDGVTALEQIVEFDKDAKVVMVSALGKQDLVKKALLAGAKNYIVKPLDRKKVLERVVSVLN